One genomic window of Staphylococcus hsinchuensis includes the following:
- a CDS encoding valine--tRNA ligase, producing MEMKPKYNPSEVESGRYDQWVNNGYFEAEGSQTKETYTIVIPPPNVTGKLHLGHAWDTTLQDIITRMKRMQGYDTLYLPGMDHAGIATQAKVEAKLNEQGISRHDIGREKFLEQAWDWKEEYAQFIRSQWAKLGLGLDYSRERFTLDEGLSKAVKKVFVDMYNKGLIYRGEYIINWDPHTRTALSDIEVIHEDVQGKFYHFKYPYADGDGFIEIATTRPETMLGDTAIVVNPDDERYKDVIGKKVILPIVGRELPILADEYVDKEFGSGAMKVTPAHDPNDFEIGNRHDLERIVVMDESGKMNQHADKYEGMDRFDCRKQLVEDLKAEDLVIKIEEHEHSVGHSERSGAIVEPYLSTQWFVKMKPLAEQALNNQDTDNRIDFVPQRFEKTFNRWMDEIRDWTISRQLWWGHQIPAWYHNETGEMYVGEEAPSDIENWTQDEDVLDTWFSSALWPFSTLGWPDLDNEDYHRYFPTNVLVTGYDIIFFWVARMIFQGLEFTGQRPFNDVLLHGLVRAEDGRKMSKSLGNGVDPMDVINEYGADSLRYFLATGSSPGHDLRYSTEKVESVWNFINKIWNAARFSLMNIGEEFKVEDVDLSGNLSLADKWILTRLNETIKTVTELSDKYEFGEVGRALYNFIWDEFCDWYIEMSKIPMNSDDESQKQVTRSVLTYVLDNTMRMLHPFMPFVTEQIWQNLPHEGDTIVKAAWPQVNDALVFDESKETMQHLVEIIKSVRTSRLEVDTPLSKAIPIFIRAKDSNIKQTLNDNSNYIDRFCHPSELTIDTEIDIPEKAMTSITTAGEVVLPLEGLIDMDKEIARLENELVKWEKELDRVNKKLANENFVNKAPEKIINEEREKKQTYQEKYDGVKLRINQLKA from the coding sequence ATGGAGATGAAACCAAAGTATAACCCGAGCGAAGTTGAATCGGGTCGCTATGACCAATGGGTTAATAATGGTTATTTTGAAGCGGAAGGTAGTCAAACTAAAGAAACATATACGATCGTAATCCCACCTCCAAATGTGACTGGTAAATTACATTTAGGACATGCATGGGATACGACTTTACAAGATATCATTACACGTATGAAACGTATGCAAGGTTATGACACTTTATATTTACCTGGTATGGATCATGCAGGTATTGCGACTCAAGCTAAAGTTGAAGCTAAGTTAAACGAACAAGGTATTTCACGACATGATATTGGCCGTGAAAAATTCTTAGAACAAGCATGGGATTGGAAAGAAGAATACGCACAGTTTATTCGCAGTCAATGGGCTAAACTAGGATTAGGTTTAGATTATAGTAGAGAGCGTTTCACATTAGATGAAGGTCTTAGTAAAGCAGTTAAAAAGGTCTTTGTTGATATGTACAACAAAGGATTAATTTATCGCGGAGAATATATTATTAACTGGGATCCTCATACACGTACTGCATTATCTGATATCGAGGTTATTCATGAAGATGTACAAGGGAAATTCTATCACTTTAAATATCCTTATGCCGATGGTGATGGATTTATTGAGATTGCTACAACACGCCCTGAAACTATGTTAGGGGATACAGCTATTGTAGTTAACCCAGATGATGAGCGCTATAAAGATGTTATTGGTAAAAAGGTTATTTTACCTATCGTTGGGCGTGAATTACCAATTTTAGCAGATGAATATGTCGATAAAGAATTTGGTAGTGGTGCAATGAAAGTGACACCTGCACATGATCCAAATGATTTCGAAATAGGTAATCGTCATGACTTAGAACGCATCGTAGTTATGGATGAATCTGGTAAGATGAATCAACACGCTGATAAATATGAAGGTATGGATCGATTTGATTGTCGTAAACAACTTGTTGAAGACTTAAAGGCTGAAGATCTTGTTATAAAAATCGAAGAACATGAACATTCTGTCGGACATTCTGAACGTTCTGGTGCGATTGTCGAACCTTATTTATCAACACAATGGTTCGTTAAAATGAAACCACTTGCCGAACAAGCACTCAATAACCAAGATACTGATAACCGTATAGACTTTGTTCCGCAAAGATTTGAAAAGACTTTCAACCGTTGGATGGATGAAATAAGAGATTGGACGATTTCACGTCAGTTATGGTGGGGTCATCAAATCCCTGCATGGTATCACAATGAAACTGGTGAAATGTATGTAGGAGAAGAAGCGCCATCAGATATTGAGAACTGGACACAAGATGAAGATGTACTTGATACTTGGTTCTCAAGTGCTCTATGGCCGTTCTCAACTTTAGGTTGGCCAGATTTAGATAATGAAGATTATCATCGTTATTTCCCAACAAATGTATTAGTTACAGGATATGACATCATCTTTTTCTGGGTAGCTAGAATGATTTTCCAAGGATTAGAATTTACTGGGCAACGTCCATTTAATGATGTGTTACTACATGGCTTAGTACGTGCAGAAGATGGACGTAAAATGAGTAAATCCCTTGGAAATGGCGTTGATCCAATGGATGTTATTAATGAATATGGTGCAGATAGTTTAAGATACTTCCTAGCAACTGGTTCTTCACCAGGTCATGATTTACGTTATTCAACTGAAAAGGTTGAATCCGTATGGAATTTCATTAATAAAATATGGAATGCGGCACGATTTAGCCTCATGAACATTGGCGAAGAGTTTAAAGTTGAAGATGTTGATTTATCAGGCAACTTGTCATTAGCAGATAAATGGATTTTAACGCGATTAAATGAAACAATAAAAACAGTAACTGAGTTAAGTGATAAATATGAATTCGGCGAAGTTGGTCGTGCACTATATAACTTCATTTGGGATGAATTCTGTGATTGGTATATTGAAATGAGTAAGATTCCAATGAATAGTGATGACGAAAGTCAAAAACAAGTCACGCGTTCCGTATTAACTTATGTATTAGATAATACGATGAGAATGTTACATCCATTTATGCCTTTCGTAACAGAACAAATTTGGCAGAATCTTCCACATGAAGGTGACACAATTGTCAAAGCAGCTTGGCCACAAGTTAATGACGCGTTAGTTTTTGATGAAAGTAAGGAAACAATGCAACATCTAGTTGAGATTATAAAATCTGTAAGAACATCTAGGTTAGAAGTGGATACACCGTTATCTAAAGCGATACCTATTTTCATCCGTGCGAAAGATAGCAATATTAAACAAACATTAAATGACAATTCAAACTATATTGATCGTTTCTGTCATCCAAGTGAATTAACAATAGATACAGAAATCGACATTCCAGAAAAAGCTATGACTTCTATAACAACGGCGGGAGAAGTTGTGCTACCATTAGAAGGGCTCATAGATATGGATAAAGAGATAGCTAGATTAGAAAATGAACTTGTCAAATGGGAAAAAGAATTAGACAGAGTAAATAAAAAATTAGCGAATGAAAACTTTGTAAATAAAGCACCTGAAAAAATTATTAATGAAGAACGTGAGAAAAAACAAACGTATCAAGAAAAATATGACGGTGTTAAATTACGAATTAATCAATTAAAAGCATAG
- a CDS encoding DNA-3-methyladenine glycosylase I gives MNECAFGTKDPVYLKYHDEVWGKPLYDSHQLFKLLALESQHAGLSWLTILKKKASYEAAFHDFQPEKIAQMTESDIDALMEFPNIVHNRKKLEAIVSQAKGYFKIEEDYGSFSKFLWSYVDDEPIDMGYIHSSDRITVDERATRLSKKLKSYGFKFLGPVTVFSFLEAAGLYNAHLRDCPHNPNNQTI, from the coding sequence ATGAATGAATGCGCTTTTGGTACTAAAGATCCTGTTTATTTAAAATATCATGATGAAGTTTGGGGCAAACCATTATATGATAGTCATCAATTATTTAAATTATTAGCACTTGAATCCCAACACGCAGGCTTATCTTGGTTAACTATTTTAAAAAAGAAAGCATCTTATGAAGCAGCCTTTCATGATTTTCAACCAGAAAAAATTGCACAGATGACAGAGAGTGATATAGACGCACTTATGGAATTTCCAAATATCGTTCATAATCGTAAGAAATTGGAAGCGATTGTGAGTCAAGCTAAAGGTTATTTTAAAATTGAGGAAGATTATGGAAGTTTTAGTAAGTTTCTATGGTCATACGTAGATGATGAACCAATAGACATGGGGTATATTCATTCAAGCGACCGTATTACGGTAGATGAACGAGCAACACGTTTATCTAAAAAACTTAAAAGTTACGGTTTTAAATTCTTAGGTCCAGTTACAGTATTTTCATTTTTAGAAGCAGCAGGTTTATATAACGCCCACTTACGTGATTGTCCTCATAATCCAAACAACCAAACTATATAA
- a CDS encoding AbrB family transcriptional regulator translates to MKMRLKNNIIVFILALVISLILNAVHMLLPFMFGPIIASIICVKVFKMKVEWPQSLGLLGMILLGVQIGSTFTKKVILEIKDDWLSIVFITLMLLTLSMIIAYFFKKIAKVNYETAVLSVVPGALSQMLIMAEENKKANIMVVSLTQTSRIIFVVILVPLISFFFKDSGSGSAGASSVKPLTQMLSLPNVIILIVAIALVYYIMDKIKFPTKQLLAPIIVLIAWNLITGINFKLDNFLIAGAQIIYMIRIGIQISKLLDQMKGRVAVAIAFQNISLILLSFIMVLIISTFTKHPINELFLGAAPGGMSQIVLVAIETGADVARISSYHIFRIFFILFVIAPLISYLLKYLAKLDLQKEKNEESQR, encoded by the coding sequence ATGAAGATGCGATTAAAGAATAATATTATTGTATTCATTTTAGCACTTGTGATTAGTTTAATATTAAATGCTGTGCATATGTTACTACCATTTATGTTCGGACCTATCATTGCCAGTATTATTTGTGTAAAAGTTTTCAAAATGAAAGTAGAGTGGCCTCAATCCTTAGGTTTACTAGGTATGATATTACTAGGTGTACAAATTGGTTCAACATTTACTAAAAAAGTTATCCTCGAAATAAAGGATGATTGGTTATCAATTGTTTTCATTACCTTGATGCTATTAACCCTATCGATGATAATTGCATACTTCTTTAAGAAAATTGCAAAAGTAAATTATGAAACTGCAGTTTTAAGTGTCGTGCCCGGCGCCCTAAGTCAAATGTTGATTATGGCCGAAGAAAATAAAAAAGCTAATATTATGGTAGTGAGTTTAACTCAAACTTCTAGAATTATATTCGTAGTTATTTTAGTACCTTTAATATCATTTTTCTTTAAAGATTCAGGGTCCGGAAGTGCTGGAGCATCATCCGTGAAACCATTAACTCAAATGTTATCGCTTCCTAATGTAATAATATTAATTGTTGCAATTGCGCTTGTTTATTATATTATGGATAAGATTAAATTTCCTACTAAGCAATTGCTGGCACCGATTATAGTACTCATCGCGTGGAACTTAATTACAGGTATTAACTTTAAACTAGATAACTTCCTTATAGCAGGTGCACAAATTATTTATATGATTAGAATTGGTATCCAAATATCTAAATTGTTAGATCAGATGAAAGGCCGTGTCGCAGTAGCAATAGCTTTTCAAAATATATCATTAATATTGTTGTCATTTATCATGGTATTGATTATTTCAACATTTACGAAACATCCTATCAATGAATTGTTCTTAGGTGCAGCCCCTGGAGGAATGAGTCAAATTGTTCTTGTTGCAATAGAAACAGGAGCGGATGTCGCCCGAATTTCTAGTTATCACATCTTTAGAATATTCTTTATCCTATTCGTAATAGCACCATTAATCAGTTATCTCTTAAAATATTTAGCAAAATTAGATCTTCAGAAAGAAAAAAACGAAGAATCACAAAGGTGA